One Danio aesculapii chromosome 13, fDanAes4.1, whole genome shotgun sequence DNA window includes the following coding sequences:
- the LOC130240074 gene encoding G-protein coupled receptor 151, with product MAANSTFVSFDGGIQRLEGEDTKLIIPAILSTISGIGIGGNLLVLVVLIYVFASQSASEAYVMLANLSATDLLILSLCAPARTITYYKQTWTLGILACRTTEWIQHSCLAVKAFTLLATSQAHHNFPSRPEDQLNFRQKNVVITLALVWTLALLFPVPDILFSRLKEEGNISLCVSELTFNSQDAMRIFSKLLPLGIYVLPVILSTVSHIRNIFLIKPSSNDEAFLSRQYENSLMYLSIIAINTLLMLPEWVSWVWMRHKSSESCKPSAALLIFAQVCVYLSSGVFPAVLLTMYVPLRESLGNLCSLLACRQSKHRLRNVNEMRTVVMKVLDERACATLSDKHSDASCQTLPDLEHFWSERRNTTVAEDSDPLPWERLVQSNVELQPLTSVVPLLENPV from the coding sequence ATGGCCGCAAACAGCACTTTTGTGAGTTTTGATGGTGGCATTCAACGACTTGAAGGTGAAGACACCAAACTAATCATACCAGCTATTCTCAGCACAATCAGTGGGATAGGCATTGGCGGAAATCTTTTGGTTCTCGTAGTACTAATCTACGTTTTCGCCAGCCAGAGTGCATCCGAGGCATATGTCATGCTTGCCAATTTGAGCGCAACTGATCTGTTGATACTTTCTTTGTGCGCTCCTGCACGCACAATCACATATTACAAGCAAACGTGGACACTCGGGATACTGGCTTGCAGAACTACTGAATGGATCCAACACAGCTGTCTGGCGGTCAAAGCTTTCACATTGTTGGCAACAAGTCAAGCGCACCATAACTTCCCCAGCCGTCCAGAAGACCAACTGAACTTCCGTCAGAAGAATGTTGTGATAACCCTAGCCCTCGTATGGACCCTTGCACTTTTGTTTCCAGTTCCTGACATCCTTTTCTCCAGGTTAAAGGAAGAGGGAAACATCAGTCTCTGTGTTTCTGAACTAACCTTCAACTCCCAAGATGCAATGCGAATATTCAGTAAGTTGCTGCCATTGGGCATCTACGTTCTTCCTGTCATCCTCTCTACTGTGAGCCACATCAGGAACATCTTCCTCATCAAACCAAGTTCAAACGACGAAGCTTTTCTTTCACGCCAATATGAGAATTCCTTAATGTATTTAAGCATCATTGCCATCAACACCCTCCTGATGCTTCCCGAATGGGTGTCTTGGGTATGGATGCGTCACAAATCTAGCGAAAGCTGCAAACCTTCAGCCGCTTTGCTGATTTTCGCTCAGGTGTGCGTTTATTTGAGCAGCGGCGTCTTTCCTGCTGTTCTTCTTACCATGTATGTGCCACTCAGAGAGAGTCTTGGGAATCTGTGCTCTCTGTTGGCTTGTCGACAGAGTAAGCACAGGCTTAGGAATGTCAATGAGATGCGCACGGTGGTCATGAAGGTGCTGGATGAACGGGCATGTGCAACTTTATCAGACAAGCATTCAGATGCATCCTGTCAAACTCTTCCAGATTTGGAGCATTTCTGGAGCGAACGGCGAAACACTACGGTTGCTGAGGATAGTGACCCATTACCATGGGAGAGACTTGTTCAAAGCAATGTTGAACTCCAGCCCTTGACGTCTGTTGTACCCCTGCTGGAAAATCCAGTTTAA